The genomic region AGTTGCGGCTGCGACGGTTCCGGCGACCGTCTAGCTGAAGGCGAGAGTTGAGGCCTGGGTTTTCGCGAGATGTGGTCGGCTGCAGGATATCTCCCAAACCGGCGGCCTATCACCTGCTCTCCTGGACACTTGACCAAAAAATGAGTTGTAACGGGCCTGTTTCGTGTCCTAATTTTGTTGCCCTGTGGGACTGCCGACGTTACTAAGCCATGCATAGCGGATCGCGATCGCGCGTACGGCTGAATCTCTCAGCCGAGAGCTTGATGAGGATGTTAACCGGTGTTGGCCGCGCTTTTGGAAAAAATCAGATCACGAGACTCTATAGTCGGCATTGTTGGTCTGGGCTATGTGGGGCTACCACTCCTCCTTCGCTTCAGCGAAGTGGGATTTAGGGTAATTGGTTTCGATATCGACAAACTGAAGGTTGATGCTCTTAATGCTGGCCACAGTTACATTGAGCATATTCCTGCCGATCGTATCGCTCAGGTGCGCACAAGGGGTTTTGAGGCCACGACAGATTTTTCACGCGCAGGTGAGGCCGACGTACTGATCCTGTGCGTGCCGACGCCTCTCAACAAGTATCGTGAGCCAGATCTCAGCTTTGTGATTCAGACCACGGACACGCTCGTGCCGTACTTGCGGAAGGGCCAGCTGTTGTCACTTGAAAGCACGACCTATCCTGGAACGACTGATGAAGAGTTGGCGCCGCGAGTGCAGTCGTGTGGACTGACCATCGGGCAAGACGTCTTCCTAGTCTATTCACCCGAGCGCGAAGATCCAGGAAACGCGACGTTTTCAACCCAGACGATACCAAAGATATGCGGTGGCGTTACCAAGCATTGTCTAGACGTTGGGATGGCGCTGTACGGGCAGGTGATTGACCGTGTCGTTCCGGTTAGTTCGACGCGCGCGGCAGAACTAACGAAACTCCTCGAGAACATCCATCGTGCGGTCAACATCGGTCTCGTCAACGAGATGAAGATCGTCGCCGACAAGATGGGAATCGATATTCACGAAGTAATTCGTGCTGCCGCAACGAAACCATTTGGATTCGTGCCCTACTATCCGGGTCCGGGGCTAGGAGGACACTGTATTCCCATCGACCCATTTTACCTAACTTGGAAGGCGCGTGAATACGGTGTGAATACTCGCTTCATAGAGCTTGCGGGCGAGGTGAACGCGGCGATGCCGGACTATGTCATCACCA from Bradyrhizobium elkanii USDA 76 harbors:
- a CDS encoding nucleotide sugar dehydrogenase; translation: MLAALLEKIRSRDSIVGIVGLGYVGLPLLLRFSEVGFRVIGFDIDKLKVDALNAGHSYIEHIPADRIAQVRTRGFEATTDFSRAGEADVLILCVPTPLNKYREPDLSFVIQTTDTLVPYLRKGQLLSLESTTYPGTTDEELAPRVQSCGLTIGQDVFLVYSPEREDPGNATFSTQTIPKICGGVTKHCLDVGMALYGQVIDRVVPVSSTRAAELTKLLENIHRAVNIGLVNEMKIVADKMGIDIHEVIRAAATKPFGFVPYYPGPGLGGHCIPIDPFYLTWKAREYGVNTRFIELAGEVNAAMPDYVITKVVTALNKVRKSLNGASVLVLGIAYKKNVDDMRESPAVVLMEKLQDLGAKVAYSDPHVAVFPRLRHHTYFDLSSVSLTPDTIASFDCIVLATDHDRFDYAMIRDHASIIVDTRGKYLDAADNIVKS